In Drosophila simulans strain w501 chromosome 3R, Prin_Dsim_3.1, whole genome shotgun sequence, a single window of DNA contains:
- the LOC6727743 gene encoding filamin-A isoform X2 has protein sequence MLNPVKMPNKSADMADPNAGDRRKTSTFKNKNLFNGGTRSSNNADGPGTANLTLTHGGELVQNANYTNGQTTQATIFLSNNNNNSNTGNHYYNNNSHGRKNPPNSQQNQQNACVYTTGNSNNNNLEHNFSNLHFYAQQPAAHYDVCHQQTNDYYQPARQEGQQADQYEENFDEDMEAERDLAEDAQWKKIQQNTFTRWANEHLKTIDRSINNLETDLSDGLRLIALIEVLSQKRMPKYNKRPTFRSQKLENVSVALKFLQDEGIKIVNIDSSDIVDCKLKLILGLIWTLILHYSISMPMWDGEDDKQLNGSGHTPKQRLLNWIHAKIPDLPINNFTNDWTTGKAVGALVDACAPGLCPDWELWDPKDAVQNASEAMGLADDWLNVRQLIKPEELVNPNVDEQSMMTYLSQYPNSKLKTGAPLRPKTNPNRVRAYGPGIEPIGPVVGAPANFTVETFSAGKGSVDVDIQGPNGEIEKADVRFNNDKNLTYTVSYIPKSEGSHKVAVKFSGRDIPKSPFPVKVEGHAGDASKVKVTGPGIQPNGVTIKKPTFFDILAKDAGRGVPEVIIIDPANHKTSVAAKVRQLENDTWRCEYVTALQGLHSVNVFYAGTPIPNSPFPVKVAPLSDARKVRASGRGLQATGVRVGDDADFKIYTEGAGEGEPEVRVIGPGGMNQNVMQSKVDGNTYECHYYPTKEGRYVIMVTFAGQEVAKSPFEVKVGPKKESSIVAYGPGLSSGVIGYPAAFVVETNGETGALGFTVAGPSQAEIECHDNGDGSALVKYHPTAVGEYAVHILCDNEDIPKSPFIAQILPRTDFHPELVKASGPGLEKNGVTINQPTSFTVDPSKAGNAPLDVVVQDVFGTKLPVELKNNPDGTKKVTYTATSGVPHTVEVNYGGVSTPNSPHRVYVGVPVDAAKVQAFGPWLQPGVRPNAATHFNVDAREAGDAELKVKIIHEETKIEVPCRIIDNEDNTYSVEVIPPSKGAYTTTMTYGGQRVPLGEKVVVEQTVDVSKIKVDGLEPTAPLNSLQQFRIITHGLPKADLAVTITSPSGNRIKAHIIPTAEGFLVNFTPTQLGEYLLSICFGGTPITPRPFRLQCLTGSDSNKVQAFGPGLERGIVGQPAEFMIDTRGAGQGGLGVTVEGPCEAAINCRDNGDGTCNVAYLPTEAGDYTVNITFNERHITGSPFQPLIVPVPNLKNTRVSGIGIQPHGVIMNAATDFMVDMSKVGSNIDSGKLSCAIFDPMGHVLPSKIVQGPTDDIFRIMYTPFEAGRHTIELMYDNIPVPGSPFVVNVKSGCDPARCKAYGPGLEKGLTNQKNKFTVETKGAGNGGLSLAIEGPSEAKMTCTDNRDGSCDVDYLATDPGEYDITIRFADKHIPGSPFRVLVEETVDPSKVKVYGPGIEHGQVRESVPTFFNVDVGEAGPGRIAVKLTNSEGIPVDNLRVEDKGNCIYAVHYVPPKAGSVLTCQVKFSEVEVPCSPFVMTVFPKSEPTKVKVKGVNEKKKTPASLPAEFEIDTKQAGQADINVAIKNPKGKAMQPRLEEVSTGTYVVSFVPDECGTYQCSIKYGDKEIEGSPFKLEAFPTGEAKKCKLVEQAPKIQSSGSQSHLKVDAREAGDGAVTCKITNKAGSEIVDIDVIEKDGFFDILYALNDPGDYDINVKFGGKDIPNGSFSIKAVESIEQYSHSEYIEEHTTKVVQQTTQSELVNGKSEITYRSVAFEKLPLPTTGGNVTAEVRMPSGKVDKPVIQDNRDGTVSVKYDPREEGSHELVVKYNGEPVQGSPFKFHVDSITSGYVTAYGPGLTHGVTGEPANFTISTKGASAGGLTMAVEGPSKADINYHDNKDGTVSVQYLPTAPGEYQVSVRFGDKHIKGSPYFAKITGEGRKRNQISVGSCSEVTMPGDITDDDLRALNASIQAPSGLEEPCFLKRMPTGNIGISFTPREIGEHLVSVKRLGKHINNSPFKVTVCEREVGDAKKVKVSGTGLKEGQTHADNIFSVDTRNAGFGGLSVSIEGPSKAEIQCTDKDDGTLNISYKPTEPGYYIVNLKFADHHVEGSPFTVKVAGEGSNRKREKIQRERDAVPITEIGSQCKLTFKMPGITSFDLAACVTSPSNVTEDAEIQEVEDGLYAVHFVPKELGVHTVSVRYSEMHIPGSPFQFTVGPLRDSGSHLVKAGGSGLERGVVGEAAEFNVWTREAGGGSLAISVEGPSKADIEFKDRKDGSCDVSYKVTEPGEYRVGLKFNDRHIPDSPFKVYVSPDAGDAHKLEVQQFPQGNIQADAPYQFMVRKNGAKGELDAKIVAPSGTDDDCFIQVIDGEMYSVRFYPRENGIHAIHVKFNGVHIPDSPFRIKVGKDVADPAAVHASGNGLDEVKTGHKADFIINTCNAGVGTLAVSIDGPSKVAMDCTEVEEGYKVRYTPLLPGEHYITVKYNNMHIVGSPFKVNATGDKLADEGAQETSTVIVETVQKVAKGGKNTGVHLPTFKSDASKVVSKGMGLKKAYIGKQNQFSISATDAGNNILYVGMYGPKGPCEEFHVKHAGHNNYNVQYLVRDRGQYVLLIKWGEEHIPGSPFQIDV, from the exons atgttaaatCCAGTGAAAATGCCAAA CAAATCAGCTGATATGGCGGATCCGAATGCCGGTGATCGGCGAAAAACTTCAAcgtttaaaaataagaatttatttaacGGTGGTACGCGCTCGAGTAACAACGCTGACGGTCCCGGAACGGCAAATTTAACTTTAACGCACGGCGGTGAATTGGTGCAAAACGCGAATTATACAAACGGTCAAACGACGCAGGCGACCATATTCctcagcaacaataacaacaacagcaatacgGGCAACCactactacaacaacaacagtcacGGCAGAAAGAACCCGCCAAATTCGCAGCAAAATCAGCAGAACGCGTGTGTTTATACGACCggcaatagcaacaataacaatttggAGCACAACTTTAGCAACTTACATTTCTACGCCCAACAGCCAGCCGCACACTACGACGTTTGCCATCAacag ACGAACGACTACTACCAGCCAGCCAGACAGGAGGGCCAGCAGGCGGATCAGTACGAGGAGAACTTCGACGAGGACATGGAGGCCGAACGCGATCTCGCCGAGGATGCACAGTGGAAGAAGATCCAACAGAACACCTTCACCCGGTGGGCCAACGAGCACCTGAAGACCATCGATCGGTCGATCAACAACCTGGAGACGGACCTGTCCGACGGCCTCCGACTGATCGCCCTGATCGAGGTGCTGTCCCAGAAGCGAATGCCCAAATACAACAAACGCCCAACATTCCGCAGCCAGAAACTGGAAAACGTCTCGGTGGCCCTGAAATTCCTTCAGGATGAGGGTATCAAAATCGTTAACATTG ACTCGTCGGACATTGTGGACTGTAAGCTGAAACTGATACTGGGTCTGATATGGACACTGATTCTGCACTACTCGATATCGATGCCCATGTGGGATGGCGAGGACGACAAGCAGCTCAACGGCTCGGGCCACACGCCCAAGCAGCG CCTGCTGAACTGGATACACGCCAAGATACCCGACTTGCCTATCAACAACTTTACCAACGACTGGACCACGGGCAAGGCGGTGGGCGCCCTTGTTGATGCCTGTGCTCCGGGTCTCTGTCCCGATTGGGAGCTGTGGGATCCCAAGGATGCCGTGCAGAATGCCTCCGAGGCCATGGGCCTGGCCGATGACTGGCTCAACGTGCGCCAGCTGATCAAGCCCGAGGAACTGGTCAACCCCAACGTGGATGAGCAGTCTATGATGACGTATCTGTCTCAGTACCCGAACTCCAAGCTCAAGACTGGAGCTCCCTTGAGGCCGAAAACGAATCCCAACAG AGTGCGTGCCTATGGTCCTGGTATTGAGCCTATTGGTCCTGTGGTGGGTGCCCCAGCCAATTTCACCGTCGAAACCTTCTCTGCTGGCAAGG GTTCTGTGGATGTTGACATCCAGGGACCCAATGGAGAGATCGAGAAGGCTGATGTGCGCTTCAACAATGACAAGAACCTCACGTATACAGTTTCGTACATACCCAAATCCGAGGGTTCGCACAAAGTGGCCGTTAAGTTCTCCGGTCGCGACATTCCCAAGTCGCCGTTCCCCGTCAAGGTGGAAGGTCATGCTGGTGACGCCTCTAAGGTGAAGGTTACCGGGCCCGGAATACAGCCAAACGGTGTTACCATCAAGAAGCCAACCTTCTTCGATATTCTTGCCAAGGATGCCGGTCGCGGAGTGCCCGAAGTCATTATCATCGATCCGGCTAACCACAAGACTTCTGTGGCCGCCAAAGTGCGTCAGCTGGAAAACGATACTTGGCGATGCGAGTACGTGACCGCTCTACAGGGATTGCATTCGGTGAATGTCTTCTATGCTGGCACACCGATCCCCAACAGTCCGTTCCCTGTGAAGGTAGCTCCGCTGTCCGATGCGCGTAAGGTTCGCGCTTCTGGACGCGGTCTCCAGGCAACAGGCGTTCGCGTCGGTGACGATGCCGACTTCAAGATCTATACCGAGGGAGCCGGCGAGGGTGAGCCAGAGGTGCGCGTCATTGGTCCTGGAGGCATGAACCAGAACGTCATGCAATCGAAGGTGGATGGCAATACCTACGAGTGCCACTACTATCCCACCAAGGAAGGCCGCTACGTCATCATGGTGACCtttgctggccaagaagttGCCAAGTCTCCGTTTGAGGTGAAGGTGGGTCCCAAGAAGGAGTCCTCGATTGTGGCCTATGGGCCCGGACTGAGCAGCGGCGTTATTGGCTACCCGGCTGCTTTTGTAGTGGAGACCAATGGCGAGACTGGCGCCCTCGGGTTCACCGTGGCCGGTCCCTCGCAGGCCGAGATCGAGTGCCACGACAACGGCGATGGTTCTGCCCTGGTCAAGTATCATCCCACCGCTGTGGGAGAGTACGCCGTGCATATATTGTGTGACAATGAGGACATCCCCAAGTCGCCGTTTATTGCTCAGATCCTTCCACGCACCGATTTCCATCCCGAGCTGGTCAAGGCTAGTGGTCCTGGACTGGAGAAGAATGGCGTGACCATTAACCAGCCGACCAGCTTCACCGTGGACCCCAGCAAGGCAGGCAATGCTCCGTTGGACGTTGTCGTTCAGGATGTGTTCGGCACCAAGTTGCCCGTGGAGCTGAAGAACAACCCAGATGGCACCAAGAAGGTCACCTATACGGCTACTTCTGGAGTTCCGCACACCGTCGAAG TAAACTATGGCGGAGTTTCTACACCCAATTCACCCCATCGTGTTTATGTCGGAGTTCCGGTCGATGCAGCCAAGGTGCAGGCCTTTGGACCCTGGTTGCAGCCTGGAGTGCGCCCCAACGCAGCTACACACTTCAATGTGGACGCCCGTGAAGCTGGAGACGCCGAGCTGAAGGTAAAGATCATTCATGAGGAAACTAAGATCGAGGTACCGTGCCGCATCATCGATAACGAGGACAACACCTACTCCGTGGAAGTGATTCCGCCTTCCAAAGGTGCCTACACCACTACAATGACGTACGGTGGCCAAAGGGTTCCCCTGGGAGAGAAGGTCGTCGTGGAACAAACGGTGGATGTATCCAAGATCAAGGTGGACGGTCTTGAGCCAA CCGCGCCCTTGAACAGTTTGCAGCAGTTTCGGATTATTACACATGGCCTGCCGAAAGCGGACTTGGCGGTAACCATCACCAGTCCATCGGGCAATCGCATAAAAGCCCACATCATACCGACCGCAGAGGGATTTCTGGTTAACTTTACCCCAACCCAACTGGGCGAGTATCTGTTAAGCATCTGCTTTGGGGGCACCCCGATCACTCCACGTCCATTCCGGCTGCAGTGCCTCACGGGCAGTGATTCGAATAAGGTGCAAGCCTTTGGACCAGGCCTAGAACGTGGCATCGTTGGCCAGCCGGCCGAATTTATGATTGATACGCGTGGCGCCGGACAGGGCGGATTGGGAGTGACGGTGGAAGGTCCCTGCGAGGCGGCCATCAATTGCCGCGATAATGGAGATGGTACTTGCAACGTCGCCTATTTACCGACTGAGGCGGGCGATTATACCGTCAACATAACGTTCAACGAGCGGCACATAACCGGCTCGCCCTTCCAGCCACTAATAGTTCCGGTTCCGAATCTGAAGAATACCCGCGTCAGCGGCATCGGCATCCAGCCGCATG GTGTGATCATGAATGCGGCCACGGACTTCATGGTTGATATGAGCAAGGTGGGCAGCAACATCGACTCAGGAAAGCTGTCCTGTGCGATCTTCGACCCAATGGGTCATGTGTTGCCAAGCAAGATTGTGCAAGGTCCAACCGACGACATCTTCCGCATCATGTACACTCCATTCGAGGCTGGCCGACACACCATTGAGCTGATGTACGACAACATCCCAGTGCCAGGATCTCCGTTTGTTGTAAATGTGAAGAGCGGCTGCGATCCCGCTCGCTGCAAGGCCTACGGACCTGGCCTCGAAAAAGGACTGACCAAccagaaaaacaaattcacCGTGGAGACCAAGGGTGCAGGAAATGGTGGCCTTTCGCTTGCCATCGAGGGTCCTTCGGAGGCGAAAATGACGTGCACGGACAATCGTGACGGTAGCTGTGACGTGGACTATTTGGCCACTGATCCAGGAGAGTATGACATTACCATTCGGTTTGCGGACAAGCACATACCCGGCTCTCCGTTCCGCGTGCTCGTCGAGGAGACTGTGGATCCCAGCAAGGTGAAGGTGTACGGTCCGGGCATCGAGCACGGCCAGGTGCGCGAGAGTGTGCCCACCTTCTTCAACGTGGATGTGGGCGAGGCTGGTCCTGGCCGCATTGCAGTTAAGTTGACCAACTCCGAGGGTATTCCCGTGGACAATCTACGCGTGGAAGACAAGGGCAATTGCATTTACGCGGTTCACTATGTGCCGCCCAAGGCTGGCTCCGTGCTCACCTGCCAGGTGAAATTCTCCGAGGTTGAAGTGCCATGCAG TCCATTTGTGATGACCGTTTTCCCTAAATCAGAACCCACCAAGGTTAAGGTAAAGGGTGTCAATGAGAAGAAGAAAACGCCTGCTTCCCTTCCCGCCGAGTTTGAAATCGATACAAAGCAAGCCGGCCAGGCTGATATAAATGTGGCCATTAAGAACCCCAAGGGCAAGGCGATGCAGCCGCGCCTGGAGGAGGTGTCCACCGGCACGTACGTGGTGTCATTTGTGCCAGATGAGTGCGGCACCTACCAGTGCAGCATCAAGTACGGCGACAAGGAGATCGAGGGCTCGCCCTTCAAACTCGAAGCATTCCCCACCGGCGAAGCCAAGAAGTGCAAACTGGTGGAGCAGGCGCCCAAGATTCAGTCCTCGGGCAGTCAATCGCACCTGAAAGTGGATGCCCGCGAGGCCGGAGATGGAGCGGTGACCTGCAAGATCACCAACAAGGCGGGCAG CGAAATTGTGGACATTGATGTGATCGAAAAGGATGGTTTCTTCGACATTCTGTACGCCCTTAACGATCCCGGAGATTATGACATCAACGTAAAGTTCGGCGGCAAGGACATCCCGAACGGCAGCTTCTCCATCAAG GCTGTCGAAAGTATCGAGCAATACTCGCATTCTGAATACATCGAGGAGCACACGACCAAAGTGGTGCAGCAAACTACGCAG AGCGAGCTTGTCAACGGAAAATCTGAGATCACCTATCGCAGTGTAGCATTTGAGAAATTACCACTACCCACAACAGGCGGCAACGTTACAG CTGAAGTCAGAATGCCTAGCGGTAAAGTAGACAAACCCGTGATCCAGGACAACCGTGATGGTACCGTCTCGGTGAAGTACGATCCCCGTGAGGAGGGATCCCACGAGCTGGTGGTCAAATACAACGGAGAACCCGTGCAAG GATCTCCCTTCAAATTCCACGTTGACTCGATCACCTCCGGCTATGTGACTGCCTATGGACCCGGTCTGACCCACGGAGTCACCGGTGAGCCGGCCAACTTTACCATCTCCACCAAGGGAGCCAGCGCCGGTGGCCTGACCATGGCCGTCGAAGGACCCAGCAAGGCTGAC ATCAACTACCATGACAACAAAGACGGCACTGTCTCCGTGCAATACCTGCCCACTGCTCCTGGCGAGTACCAGGTGTCCGTTCGCTTCGGCGATAAGCACATCAAGGGATCGCCGTACTTCGCCAAGATCACCGGCGAGGGTCGCAAGCGCAACCAGATCTCGGTTGGCTCCTGCTCCGAAGTTACCATGCCCGGCGACATTACCGATGACGATCTGCGCGCTTTGAACGCCTCGATCCAGGCGCCCAGTGGTCTGGAGGAGCCCTGCTTCTTGAAGCGCATGCCCACTGGCAACATTGGCATCTCGTTCACTCCCCGCGAGATTGGCGAGCACCTGGTGTCGGTGAAGCGTCTGGGCAAGCACATCAACAACTCACCATTTAAGGTGACTGTCTGCGAGCGCGAGGTGGGCGACGCCAAGAAGGTCAAGGTTAGCGGAACTGGCCTCAAGGAGGGTCAAACCCATGCCGACAACATCTTCTCCGTGGACACGAGGAACGCCGGCTTCGGTGGTCTTTCGGTCTCCATTGAGGGTCCCAGCAAGGCTGAGATCCAGTGCACGGATAAGGATGACGGTACTCTCAACATCTCGTACAAGCCCACGGAGCCGGGCTACTACATTGTTAACCTGAAGTTCGCCGATCACCACGTGGAGGGTTCTCCTTTCACCGTCAAGGTTGCCGGCGAGGGCAGCAACCGCAAGCGCGAGAAGATCCAGCGGGAGCGCGATGCTGTTCCAATCACGGAAATCGGAAGCCAGTGCAAGCTGACATTCAAGATGCCCGGCATTACCTCGTTCGATCTGGCCGCCTGCGTCACCTCGCCTAGCAATGTGACCGAGGATGCGGAGATCCAGGAGGTGGAGGATGGCCTCTACGCAGTGCACTTTGTGCCCAAGGAATTGGGCGTGCACACGGTGTCGGTGCGCTATTCCGAGATGCACATACCCGGATCACCGTTCCAGTTCACCGTGGGACCACTGCGCGACTCCGGCAGCCATCTTGTTAAGGCTGGAGGCTCTGGTCTGGAGCGAGGTGTTGTCGGAGAAGCGGCCGAGTTCAATGTGTGGACCCGCGAGGCAGGCGGTGGTTCCCTGGCCATTTCCGTGGAGGGTCCTAGCAAGGCTGACATCGAGTTTAAGGACCGCAAGGACGGCAGCTGCGATGTGTCCTACAAGGTCACCGAACCGGGAGAGTACCGCGTGGGCCTGAAATTCAACGATCGCCACATACCCGACTCACCATTCAAGGTGTACGTGTCTCCAGATGCGGGTGATGCCCACAAGCTGGAGGTTCAGCAGTTCCCGCAAGGTAACATCCAGGCGGATGCTCCCTACCAATTCATGGTCCGCAAGAACGGTGCCAAGGGTGAGCTGGATGCCAAGATTGTGGCTCCATCCGGAACGGACGATGATTGCTTCATCCAGGTGATCGACGGCGAGATGTACTCGGTGCGCTTCTATCCACGCGAGAACGGAATCCATGCCATCCATGTCAAGTTCAACGGCGTCCACATACCCGACTCTCCATTCAGGATCAAGGTGGGCAAGGATGTGGCCGATCCGGCTGCTGTGCACGCCAGCGGCAATGGATTGGACGAAGTGAAGACTGGACACAAGGCCGACTTCATCATCAATACCTGCAACGCCGGCGTTGGCACGTTGGCCGTCTCCATCGATGGGCCCTCCAAGGTGGCCATGGACTGCACAGAGGTTGAAGAGGGCTACAAGGTCCGCTACACCCCGCTCCTGCCTGGCGAGCACTACATCACGGTCAAGTACAACAACATGCACATCGTGGGCTCGCCATTCAAGGTGAACGCTACCGGCGACAAGTTGGCGGATGAGGGCGCCCAGGAGACGTCCACGGTGATCGTGGAGACAGTGCAGAAGGTGGCCAAGGGAGGCAAGAACACGGGCGTTCATCTGCCCACCTTCAAGTCGGATGCCAGCAAGGTGGTGTCCAAGGGTATGGGCCTGAAGAAGGCCTACATTGGCAAGCAGAACCAGTTCAGCATCAGCGCCACCGATGCGG GCAACAACATCCTGTACGTGGGCATGTACGGACCAAAGGGACCCTGCGAGGAGTTCCACGTGAAGCACGCTGGCCACAACAACTATAATGTGCAGTATCTGGTGCGCGACCGCGGCCAGTACGTGCTCCTAATCAAGTGGGGCGAGGAGCATATACCCGGCTCCCCATTCCAGATCGATGTGTAG